Proteins from a genomic interval of Stenotrophomonas sp. 24(2023):
- the dapF gene encoding diaminopimelate epimerase → MSKAGAHVVRFSKMHGAGNDFVVLDLRDGSAPPTPALAARLADRHTGVGCDQILTIEPPRAEGSVASYRIWNADGSNSEQCGNGARCIAAWLVRDGSAQGPRFSIDSPLDTHPVEVLGEGRYAVTMGVPVFEPARIPLVGFAHPREEYLLPLQGESVRFAAVSMGNPHAVIEVGLVDAAPVERLGPLLQQHASFPQSVNVGFAQVMDPGHARLRVYERGSGETLACGSGACAAAVTLMQRGRLQRQARISLPGGELGIDWPGDGQPVVMSGPTAFVFEGEWIA, encoded by the coding sequence ATGAGTAAGGCAGGCGCCCACGTGGTTCGTTTCAGCAAGATGCACGGCGCAGGCAATGACTTCGTGGTGCTGGACCTGCGCGATGGCAGCGCACCGCCCACCCCGGCGCTGGCCGCGCGGCTGGCCGACCGCCATACCGGCGTCGGCTGCGACCAGATCCTGACCATCGAGCCGCCGCGTGCGGAAGGTTCGGTGGCGTCCTACCGCATCTGGAATGCCGACGGTTCCAATTCCGAACAGTGCGGCAACGGCGCGCGCTGCATCGCCGCCTGGCTGGTGCGCGACGGCAGTGCGCAGGGGCCGCGTTTCAGCATCGACAGCCCGCTCGATACCCACCCCGTGGAGGTGCTGGGCGAGGGGCGCTACGCGGTGACCATGGGCGTGCCCGTGTTCGAGCCGGCGCGCATCCCGCTGGTCGGGTTCGCCCACCCGCGCGAGGAATACCTGCTGCCGCTGCAGGGCGAAAGCGTGCGCTTTGCGGCCGTGTCGATGGGCAACCCGCACGCGGTGATCGAAGTGGGCCTGGTCGATGCCGCGCCGGTGGAACGGCTGGGGCCGCTGCTGCAGCAGCACGCCTCGTTCCCGCAGTCGGTCAACGTGGGCTTCGCCCAGGTGATGGACCCGGGCCATGCACGGCTGCGCGTGTACGAGCGCGGTTCCGGTGAAACGCTGGCCTGTGGCAGTGGTGCCTGCGCTGCCGCGGTCACGCTGATGCAGCGCGGCCGCCTGCAGCGCCAGGCCCGCATCAGCCTGCCCGGTGGCGAGCTGGGCATCGACTGGCCCGGTGACGGCCAGCCGGTGGTGATGTCCGGCCCGACCGCATTCGTCTTCGAAGGGGAGTGGATCGCATGA
- the smeD gene encoding multidrug efflux RND transporter periplasmic adaptor subunit SmeD: MQLTRFRPFMLSLAIAATVAACGGNPQAPEQGPGQVTVVTLKPETAALTRELPGRTTAFLVAEVRPQVNGIVAKRLFTEGSLVKEGQPLYQIEDASYRAQANSARAQLARAEATANAARLSAARITELAKVDAVSKQDLENAVAAQKQAEADVGAAKASLDAANVTLGYARITAPISGRIGKSSVTQGALVSAGQATALATVQQLDPIYIDLAQSSAELLQLRRELAQGRLQDNKELPVSVLLEDGSTFEHKGTLEFSEVSVDPGTGSFGLRVKVDNPDGTLMPGMYVRAVIGGGVRADALLVPMQGIARDPKGDTSAMVVGKDNKVEVRQVKVSRALGDKWLVEDGLKAGDKVIVEGLQKIGPGMPVQATEQGATPTKPGNAQPAAPAAGAQ; this comes from the coding sequence ATGCAACTGACCCGTTTCCGTCCTTTCATGCTGTCGCTGGCGATCGCCGCGACCGTGGCCGCCTGTGGCGGCAATCCGCAGGCCCCCGAGCAGGGGCCCGGCCAGGTGACCGTGGTCACCCTGAAGCCGGAAACGGCAGCGCTGACCCGCGAACTGCCCGGCCGGACCACCGCGTTCCTGGTCGCCGAGGTGCGCCCGCAGGTCAACGGCATCGTCGCCAAGCGCCTGTTCACCGAAGGCAGCCTGGTCAAGGAAGGGCAGCCGCTGTACCAGATCGAGGACGCCAGCTACCGCGCCCAGGCCAACAGCGCCCGTGCCCAGCTGGCCCGTGCCGAGGCCACGGCCAATGCGGCCCGTCTGAGCGCGGCACGCATCACCGAGCTGGCCAAGGTCGATGCGGTCAGCAAGCAGGACCTGGAAAACGCCGTGGCCGCACAGAAGCAGGCCGAAGCCGACGTGGGCGCGGCCAAGGCCTCGCTGGACGCGGCCAACGTCACGCTGGGCTATGCCCGCATCACCGCGCCGATCAGTGGGCGCATCGGCAAGTCCTCGGTCACCCAGGGCGCGCTGGTCAGCGCCGGGCAGGCCACCGCGCTGGCCACCGTGCAGCAGCTGGACCCGATCTACATCGACCTGGCCCAGTCTTCGGCCGAACTGCTGCAGCTGCGCCGTGAACTGGCCCAGGGCCGCCTGCAGGACAACAAGGAACTGCCGGTGAGCGTGCTGCTGGAAGACGGCAGCACCTTCGAGCACAAGGGCACGCTGGAGTTTTCCGAAGTCAGCGTCGATCCGGGCACCGGCAGCTTCGGCCTGCGGGTGAAGGTGGACAATCCCGACGGCACGCTGATGCCGGGCATGTACGTGCGTGCGGTGATCGGCGGCGGCGTGCGCGCCGATGCGCTGCTGGTGCCGATGCAGGGCATCGCCCGTGATCCCAAGGGCGATACCTCGGCGATGGTGGTCGGCAAGGACAACAAGGTGGAAGTGCGCCAGGTCAAGGTCAGCCGTGCGCTGGGTGACAAGTGGCTGGTCGAGGATGGCCTGAAGGCCGGCGACAAGGTCATCGTCGAAGGCCTGCAGAAGATCGGGCCGGGCATGCCGGTGCAGGCCACCGAACAGGGCGCCACCCCGACCAAGCCGGGCAATGCCCAGCCCGCGGCCCCGGCCGCCGGCGCGCAGTAA
- the hslV gene encoding ATP-dependent protease subunit HslV → MDPSQNPNVFHATTIVCVRRGEHVAIAGDGQVTLGHTVMKGNARKVRRLGRDGQVLAGFAGAAADAFTLFELFEAKLEKHGQLTRAAVELAKDWRTERRLGKLEALLAVADKETSLIISGTGDVIEPEDGIIAIGSGGSYALSAARALLAHTGLDARTIASEAINIAGDICIYTNRNVVVEEL, encoded by the coding sequence ATGGACCCCAGTCAGAACCCTAACGTTTTCCACGCCACCACCATCGTCTGCGTCCGTCGCGGCGAGCATGTGGCCATTGCCGGCGATGGCCAGGTCACCCTGGGCCACACGGTGATGAAGGGCAATGCACGCAAGGTGCGCCGCCTGGGCCGTGATGGCCAGGTGCTGGCCGGTTTCGCCGGTGCCGCCGCCGATGCCTTCACCCTGTTCGAGCTGTTCGAGGCCAAGCTGGAAAAGCACGGCCAGCTGACGCGCGCGGCGGTGGAACTGGCCAAGGACTGGCGCACCGAGCGCCGCCTGGGCAAGCTCGAAGCACTGCTGGCGGTGGCCGACAAGGAAACCTCGCTGATCATCAGCGGCACCGGTGATGTGATCGAACCGGAGGACGGCATCATCGCCATCGGTTCCGGTGGCTCCTACGCCCTGTCCGCCGCACGTGCGCTGCTGGCGCACACCGGACTGGATGCACGCACGATTGCCAGCGAAGCGATCAACATCGCCGGCGACATCTGCATCTACACCAACCGCAACGTGGTGGTCGAGGAGCTGTAA
- a CDS encoding DUF484 family protein codes for MTETADKLGAHEVAAWLRRHPGFLKQFPDLALTLVVPRDDGPTASLASYQLEVLREKNRELSRRLADLGATAQVNERLAVRTHQLTLALMKQDSAADTLRAMAASLQEDFAGDLVRLVVHVPVAGLEQAEWLQVIAADDPALGPFRDCLKDGEPICGRLQPEKNAVLYGARSEEVQTTALLPLPGVGLIAVGSHDANRFYPGMGTLFLRMMGDALATGLKRFAR; via the coding sequence ATGACCGAAACGGCCGACAAGCTCGGTGCCCATGAGGTCGCGGCGTGGTTGCGCCGCCATCCGGGCTTCCTCAAGCAGTTCCCCGACCTGGCGCTGACCCTGGTGGTCCCGCGCGATGACGGCCCGACCGCCTCGCTGGCCAGCTACCAGCTGGAAGTGCTGCGCGAGAAGAACCGCGAGCTGTCGCGCCGGTTGGCCGACCTGGGCGCGACCGCCCAGGTCAACGAACGCCTGGCGGTGCGCACGCACCAGCTGACCCTGGCGCTGATGAAGCAGGACAGCGCCGCCGACACGCTGCGCGCCATGGCGGCCTCGCTGCAGGAGGATTTTGCCGGTGACCTGGTGCGGCTGGTGGTGCATGTGCCGGTGGCCGGGCTGGAGCAGGCCGAATGGCTGCAGGTCATCGCCGCCGATGATCCGGCGCTGGGGCCGTTCCGCGATTGCCTGAAGGATGGCGAGCCGATCTGCGGCCGCCTGCAGCCGGAAAAGAACGCCGTGCTGTACGGCGCGCGCAGCGAGGAAGTGCAGACCACCGCACTGCTGCCGCTGCCGGGCGTGGGCCTGATCGCCGTCGGCAGCCACGACGCCAATCGTTTCTACCCCGGCATGGGCACGCTGTTCCTGCGCATGATGGGCGACGCGCTGGCCACCGGCCTGAAGCGCTTCGCGCGCTGA
- the smeE gene encoding multidrug efflux RND transporter permease subunit SmeE, with product MARFFIDRPIFAWVIAIIIMLAGGLALFKLPVSMYPNVAPPAVEITATYPGASAKVVEDSVTQIIEQNMKGLDGLIYFSSNSSSNGIATVSLTFESGTNPDIAQVQVQNKLQLAMPLLPQEVQRQGINVAKSSSGFLNVVAFVSQDGSMDANDIADYVGSNVVDQLSRVPGVGNIQVFGGKYAMRIWLDPNKLHSYGLAVPDVVAAVQAQNAQVAIGQLGGAPSVKGQQLNATINAQSRLQTPEQFRSIIVRSAENGGELRLGDVARVELGAESYDFITRYNGQPASGLAITLATGANALDTAAGVQKTLDELQSFFPAGLKAEIPYDTTPFVRVSIKGVVQTLIEAIVLVFVVMYLFLQNFRATLIPTIAVPVVLLGTFGVLAALGFSVNMLTMFAMVLAIGLLVDDAIVVVENVERIMSEEGLSPLEATRKSMGQITGALVGIGLVLSAVFVPMAFMSGSTGVIYRQFSATIVSAMALSVLVAIVLTPALCATMLKPLKKGEHHTAHKGWSGRFFNAFNRGFDRSSESYQRGVKGILARPWRFMGIVLALFVLMGVLFMRLPSAFLPNEDQGVLMALVQAPVGATQERTMESIKALENHFLDNEKDAVESVFSVQGFSFAGMGQNAGMAFVKLKDWSERDANNGVMPLTGRAMAALGQIKDAFIFAFPPPAIPELGTASGYTFFLKDNGGQGHEALLAARNQLLGLAAKSGKLANVRPNGQEDSPQFRIDIDVAKASAQGLSIQQINSTLATAWGSQYIDDFIDRGRVKRVYVQADQPFRMVPEDFDLWSVKNAQGQMVPFSAFATKHWDYGSPRLERYNGVSAMEIQGEPAPGVASGDAMAEIEALAAQLPKGFGIEWSGLSYQERQAGSQTPLLYTLSLMIVFLCLAALYESWSVPTAVLLVAPLGILGAVLANTFRGMERDIYFQVAMLTTVGLTSKNAILIVEFAKEHLEKGAGLVEATMHAVRDRLRPIIMTSLAFGMGVLPLAISSGAGSGAKQAIGTGVLGGMVVGTLLGVFFVPLFFVVVQRVFNRNKGKGGDTPPAPGQDVAHGGSHE from the coding sequence ATGGCACGTTTCTTCATCGATCGACCCATCTTCGCGTGGGTGATCGCGATCATCATCATGCTCGCCGGTGGCCTTGCGCTGTTCAAGCTGCCGGTCTCGATGTACCCCAACGTCGCCCCGCCGGCGGTCGAGATCACCGCGACCTACCCGGGTGCATCGGCCAAGGTGGTGGAAGACTCGGTGACGCAGATCATCGAGCAGAACATGAAGGGCCTGGACGGGCTGATCTACTTCTCGTCCAACAGTTCGTCCAACGGCATCGCCACCGTCAGCCTGACCTTCGAGAGCGGGACCAACCCGGACATCGCGCAGGTGCAGGTGCAGAACAAGCTGCAGCTGGCCATGCCGCTGCTGCCGCAGGAAGTGCAGCGGCAGGGCATCAACGTGGCCAAGTCCAGCTCGGGCTTCCTGAACGTGGTGGCCTTCGTCTCGCAGGACGGCAGCATGGATGCCAACGACATCGCCGACTACGTCGGTTCCAATGTCGTGGACCAGCTCAGCCGCGTGCCGGGCGTGGGCAACATCCAGGTGTTCGGCGGCAAGTACGCCATGCGCATCTGGCTGGACCCGAACAAGCTGCACAGCTACGGCCTGGCCGTGCCGGACGTGGTCGCCGCCGTGCAGGCACAGAACGCACAGGTGGCCATCGGCCAGCTGGGCGGTGCGCCCTCGGTGAAGGGCCAGCAGCTCAACGCCACCATCAACGCGCAGTCGCGCCTGCAGACCCCGGAGCAGTTCCGCAGCATCATCGTGCGCAGCGCGGAGAACGGCGGTGAGCTGCGCCTGGGCGATGTCGCCCGCGTCGAGCTGGGCGCCGAGTCCTACGACTTCATCACCCGCTACAACGGCCAGCCGGCCAGCGGCCTGGCGATCACCCTGGCCACCGGCGCCAACGCGCTGGATACCGCCGCCGGCGTGCAGAAGACCCTGGATGAACTGCAGTCGTTCTTCCCGGCCGGGCTGAAGGCGGAAATCCCGTACGACACCACGCCGTTCGTGCGCGTGTCGATCAAGGGCGTGGTGCAGACCCTGATCGAAGCGATCGTGCTGGTGTTCGTGGTGATGTACCTGTTCCTGCAGAACTTCCGCGCCACCCTGATCCCGACCATCGCCGTGCCGGTGGTGCTGCTGGGCACCTTCGGCGTGCTGGCCGCACTGGGCTTCTCGGTGAACATGCTGACCATGTTCGCGATGGTGCTGGCCATCGGCCTGCTGGTGGACGATGCCATCGTGGTGGTGGAGAACGTCGAGCGCATCATGTCCGAGGAGGGCCTGTCGCCGCTGGAAGCCACCCGCAAGTCGATGGGCCAGATCACCGGCGCGCTGGTGGGCATCGGCCTGGTGCTGTCGGCGGTGTTCGTGCCGATGGCGTTCATGAGCGGCTCCACCGGCGTGATCTACCGGCAGTTCTCGGCCACCATCGTGTCGGCCATGGCGCTGTCGGTGCTGGTGGCCATCGTGCTGACCCCGGCGCTGTGCGCGACCATGCTCAAGCCGCTGAAGAAGGGCGAGCACCACACCGCGCACAAGGGCTGGTCGGGTCGCTTCTTCAACGCCTTCAACCGTGGCTTCGACCGTTCCAGCGAGAGCTACCAGCGTGGCGTGAAGGGCATCCTGGCCCGCCCGTGGCGCTTCATGGGCATCGTGCTGGCGCTGTTCGTGCTGATGGGCGTGCTGTTCATGCGCCTGCCCAGCGCATTCCTGCCCAACGAAGACCAGGGTGTGCTGATGGCACTGGTGCAGGCACCGGTCGGTGCCACCCAGGAACGCACCATGGAGTCGATCAAGGCACTGGAAAACCACTTCCTGGACAATGAAAAGGATGCGGTCGAATCGGTGTTCTCGGTGCAGGGCTTCAGCTTCGCCGGCATGGGCCAGAACGCGGGCATGGCCTTCGTCAAGCTCAAGGACTGGAGCGAGCGTGATGCCAACAACGGCGTGATGCCGCTGACCGGGCGCGCGATGGCGGCACTGGGCCAGATCAAGGATGCCTTCATCTTCGCCTTCCCGCCGCCGGCCATTCCCGAACTGGGCACCGCCTCGGGCTACACCTTCTTCCTGAAGGACAACGGCGGGCAGGGCCACGAGGCACTGCTGGCCGCCCGCAACCAGCTGCTGGGCCTGGCGGCCAAGAGCGGCAAGCTGGCCAACGTGCGCCCCAACGGCCAGGAAGACTCCCCGCAGTTCCGCATCGACATCGATGTGGCCAAGGCCAGCGCGCAGGGCCTGTCGATCCAGCAGATCAACAGCACCCTGGCCACCGCGTGGGGCAGCCAGTACATCGATGACTTCATCGACCGTGGCCGCGTCAAGCGCGTGTACGTGCAGGCCGACCAGCCGTTCCGCATGGTGCCGGAGGACTTCGACCTGTGGTCGGTGAAGAACGCACAGGGCCAGATGGTGCCGTTCAGCGCCTTCGCCACCAAGCACTGGGATTACGGTTCGCCGCGCCTGGAACGCTACAACGGCGTGTCGGCCATGGAAATCCAGGGTGAACCCGCGCCCGGCGTGGCGTCCGGTGATGCCATGGCCGAGATCGAAGCACTGGCCGCGCAGCTGCCCAAGGGCTTCGGCATCGAGTGGTCAGGGCTGTCCTACCAGGAACGCCAGGCCGGTTCGCAGACGCCGCTGCTGTACACGCTGTCGCTGATGATCGTGTTCCTCTGCCTGGCGGCACTGTATGAAAGCTGGAGCGTGCCGACCGCGGTGCTGCTGGTGGCCCCGCTGGGCATCCTCGGCGCGGTGCTGGCCAACACCTTCCGCGGCATGGAGCGCGACATCTACTTCCAGGTGGCGATGCTGACCACGGTGGGCCTGACCAGCAAGAACGCGATCCTGATCGTGGAATTCGCCAAGGAACACCTGGAGAAGGGCGCGGGCCTGGTCGAGGCGACGATGCACGCGGTACGCGACCGCCTGCGCCCGATCATCATGACCTCGCTGGCCTTCGGCATGGGCGTGCTGCCGCTGGCGATCTCCAGCGGTGCCGGCTCCGGCGCCAAGCAGGCCATCGGTACCGGCGTGCTGGGCGGCATGGTGGTGGGCACGCTGCTGGGCGTGTTCTTCGTGCCGCTGTTCTTCGTGGTGGTGCAGCGCGTGTTCAACCGCAACAAGGGCAAGGGCGGGGATACCCCGCCGGCGCCGGGCCAGGACGTGGCCCACGGAGGTTCCCATGAGTAA
- a CDS encoding lipoprotein, with protein sequence MSIPHRNRILIPLAAASLLFLAACGNKGPLVLPQKPVEVQEQAVPVPATDEQAPPATQPTGDGNPAPTPDPVKKTDGGNE encoded by the coding sequence ATGAGCATCCCCCATCGCAATCGAATCCTGATCCCGCTGGCAGCGGCCTCGCTGCTGTTCCTCGCCGCGTGCGGCAACAAGGGCCCGCTGGTGCTGCCGCAGAAGCCGGTGGAAGTGCAGGAGCAGGCCGTGCCCGTGCCGGCCACGGATGAACAGGCGCCGCCGGCCACCCAGCCCACCGGTGACGGCAATCCGGCCCCCACCCCTGACCCGGTCAAGAAGACGGACGGCGGGAATGAGTAA
- a CDS encoding TetR family transcriptional regulator, which translates to MARKTKEDTQATYDGILDAAEACFHEHGVARTTLEMIGARAGYTRGAVYWHFKNKAEVLAALIQRVHLPFMQELERTSTEERSTPVLDLRSVLVGSLIDLAQDERLRKTMEIMLRSDASGENKLLADMQQEGFRDGQERMARALRRAQQLGQLRDGADPQIAARMLHATVLGVIHGAMVEPDMMDLQRDGMLAVDMTLAAYVKDGVFTPGALPEPLPQV; encoded by the coding sequence ATGGCCCGCAAGACGAAAGAGGACACCCAGGCGACCTATGACGGCATCCTCGATGCCGCCGAGGCCTGCTTCCATGAACACGGCGTGGCCCGCACCACGCTGGAGATGATCGGTGCGCGCGCCGGCTACACCCGTGGCGCGGTCTACTGGCATTTCAAGAACAAGGCCGAGGTGCTGGCCGCGCTGATCCAGCGGGTGCACCTGCCCTTCATGCAGGAACTGGAGCGCACCTCCACCGAGGAACGTTCGACGCCGGTGCTGGACCTGCGCTCGGTGCTGGTGGGGTCGCTGATCGATCTGGCCCAGGACGAGCGCCTGCGCAAGACCATGGAAATCATGCTGCGCAGCGATGCGTCGGGCGAGAACAAGCTGCTGGCGGACATGCAGCAGGAAGGGTTCCGCGATGGCCAGGAACGCATGGCCCGCGCCCTGCGCCGTGCGCAGCAGCTGGGCCAGCTGCGCGACGGCGCCGACCCGCAGATCGCCGCGCGCATGCTGCATGCCACGGTGCTGGGCGTGATCCACGGCGCGATGGTCGAGCCGGACATGATGGACCTGCAGCGCGACGGCATGCTGGCCGTGGACATGACCCTGGCCGCCTACGTGAAGGACGGCGTGTTCACCCCGGGGGCCCTGCCCGAGCCACTGCCGCAGGTATGA
- the hslU gene encoding ATP-dependent protease ATPase subunit HslU, protein MSKIEVSSATMTPREIVQELDRHIVGQHDAKRAVAIALRNRWRRMQLAPELRNEVMPKNILMIGPTGVGKTEIARRLATLANAPFVKVEATRFTEVGYVGKDVEQIIRDLADTAVKLYREQAKVRVRTQAEERAEDRILDALLPRRSGGIGFDPEAARNEPSAQDSETRLKFRRMLRNGELDEREIELEVSANVSMDIMTPPGMEEMGQQLKSMFANLGGGAKAQKRTLTIKAARPLLVEEEAGKLVNEDDIRTAAIEACEQHGIVFIDEIDKVAKRGDNVGGGDVSREGVQRDLLPLVEGSNVSTKYGTIKTDHILFIASGAFHLAKPSDLIPELQGRFPIRVELGALSKDDFVRILTEPKAALTKQYEALLATEGVKVSFSDNAVDRLAEIAFQVNERQENIGARRLHTVLERLLDSLSYEAPDRDGETITIDHAYVDKHLGELVKDPDLSRYIL, encoded by the coding sequence ATGTCGAAGATCGAAGTTTCCTCCGCCACCATGACCCCGCGCGAGATCGTGCAGGAACTGGACCGGCACATCGTGGGCCAGCACGACGCCAAGCGTGCGGTGGCCATCGCCCTGCGCAACCGCTGGCGCCGCATGCAGCTGGCCCCGGAGCTGCGCAACGAGGTCATGCCCAAGAACATCCTGATGATCGGCCCGACCGGCGTCGGCAAGACCGAGATCGCCCGCCGCCTGGCCACGCTGGCCAACGCGCCGTTCGTGAAGGTTGAAGCCACCCGCTTCACCGAAGTGGGTTACGTCGGCAAGGACGTGGAGCAGATCATCCGCGACCTGGCCGATACCGCGGTCAAGCTGTACCGCGAGCAGGCCAAGGTGCGCGTGCGCACGCAGGCCGAGGAACGTGCCGAAGACCGCATCCTCGACGCGCTGCTGCCGCGCCGCAGCGGCGGCATCGGCTTCGACCCGGAAGCCGCCCGCAACGAGCCGTCCGCACAGGACAGCGAGACCCGCCTCAAGTTCCGCCGCATGCTGCGCAATGGTGAACTGGATGAGCGCGAGATCGAGCTGGAAGTCTCGGCCAACGTCAGCATGGACATCATGACCCCGCCGGGCATGGAGGAAATGGGCCAGCAGCTGAAGTCGATGTTCGCCAACCTCGGTGGCGGCGCCAAGGCGCAGAAGCGCACGCTGACCATCAAGGCCGCCCGCCCGCTGCTGGTGGAAGAGGAAGCCGGCAAGCTGGTCAATGAAGACGACATCCGCACCGCTGCCATCGAAGCCTGCGAACAGCACGGCATCGTGTTCATCGACGAGATCGACAAGGTCGCCAAGCGTGGGGACAATGTCGGTGGTGGCGATGTGTCGCGCGAAGGCGTGCAGCGCGATCTGCTGCCGCTGGTGGAAGGGTCCAACGTGTCCACCAAGTACGGCACGATCAAGACCGACCACATCCTGTTCATCGCCTCCGGCGCGTTCCACCTGGCCAAGCCCAGCGACCTGATTCCGGAACTGCAGGGCCGCTTCCCGATCCGCGTGGAACTGGGCGCGCTGAGCAAGGATGACTTCGTGCGCATCCTGACCGAGCCCAAGGCCGCGCTGACCAAGCAGTACGAAGCGCTGCTGGCCACCGAAGGTGTCAAGGTCAGCTTCAGCGACAACGCCGTGGACCGGTTGGCCGAGATCGCCTTCCAGGTGAACGAGCGCCAGGAAAACATCGGTGCGCGCCGCCTGCATACCGTGCTGGAGCGTCTGCTGGATTCGCTCAGCTATGAAGCGCCGGACCGTGATGGGGAAACCATCACCATCGATCATGCCTACGTGGACAAGCACCTGGGCGAGCTGGTGAAGGACCCGGACCTGAGCCGCTACATCCTGTAA
- the xerC gene encoding tyrosine recombinase XerC, whose protein sequence is MSAVQAFLQHLQVERRMSAHTLDAYRRDLDALAAWAQPRGTEVDALDSEALRQFVADEHRRGLSAKSLQRRLSACRSFYAWLLKHGRIEASPAATLKAPRAPRRLPQVLDADEAVQLVELEPEGELGRRDRALLELFYSSGLRLSEVCALTWRDLDFDSGLVNVLGKGNRQRRVPFGRPAREALQAWRSESGGGPATPVFPGRNGPISQRAVQIRIRQLAQRQGLFKHVHPHMLRHSFASHILESSGDLRGVQELLGHADIATTQIYTHLDFQHLAKVYDAAHPRAKRRPGKGNGAES, encoded by the coding sequence ATGAGTGCAGTCCAGGCCTTCCTGCAGCACCTGCAGGTGGAACGGCGGATGTCGGCGCATACGCTCGACGCCTACCGCCGTGACCTGGACGCGCTGGCGGCCTGGGCACAGCCACGCGGCACCGAGGTGGACGCGCTGGACAGCGAAGCGCTGCGCCAGTTCGTGGCCGATGAGCACCGGCGCGGGCTGTCGGCCAAGAGCCTGCAGCGCCGCCTGTCGGCCTGCCGCAGTTTCTATGCCTGGCTGCTCAAGCATGGCCGCATCGAGGCCAGCCCCGCGGCCACCCTGAAGGCACCGCGCGCGCCGCGCCGGCTGCCGCAGGTGCTCGATGCCGACGAAGCGGTGCAGCTGGTGGAGCTGGAGCCGGAGGGCGAGCTGGGGCGTCGTGACCGCGCGCTGCTGGAGCTGTTCTATTCCTCGGGCCTGCGTCTGAGCGAAGTGTGCGCGCTGACCTGGCGTGACCTGGATTTCGACAGCGGTCTGGTCAACGTGCTGGGCAAGGGCAACCGCCAGCGGCGGGTGCCGTTCGGGCGGCCGGCGCGCGAAGCACTGCAGGCCTGGCGCAGCGAAAGCGGTGGCGGCCCGGCCACGCCGGTGTTTCCCGGCCGCAATGGCCCGATCAGCCAGCGCGCGGTGCAGATCCGCATCCGCCAGCTGGCCCAGCGCCAGGGCCTGTTCAAGCACGTCCATCCGCACATGCTGCGGCACAGTTTCGCCAGCCACATCCTGGAATCCTCCGGCGATCTGCGCGGCGTGCAGGAGCTGCTCGGCCATGCCGACATCGCCACCACGCAGATCTACACCCACCTGGATTTCCAGCATCTGGCCAAGGTCTACGACGCCGCCCACCCGCGGGCGAAACGGCGTCCGGGCAAGGGCAACGGCGCGGAAAGCTGA